TCTGAGTCCCCCGTCTCGTCGTACCCGTTGAAGCCCACCAGGCGGCAGTCATAGCGGTGGATCGGCCCGGCCTCGAAGAGGTCGAGGGCCTTGCCCTGGGGCACGCCTTCGATCACGTCCACCAGGACCACATCAGCCAGCTCCTTCTCCACCGTGTACTGCGCCACCGAGGCGCCAACGTTGCCGGCGCCGACGACAGTGACCTTTGGCCTCACGTTTCACTCCCTCCGGTGCCCCTCACCTCTTCTCCTCTCCCCTCGGCGGAGAGGCAGGGTGCGGGGAGGTACTCGCCTACAGTCGCGCCATATTCTCGATGATGGCGCCGCCGAACTCGGAGCACCTGACCTCCCGCGCCCCCTCCATGAGGCGCGCGAAGTCGTAGGTCACGACCTTCTGCTGGATGGTGCGCTCGAGGCCCTCGATGGTCCGGTCGGCCGCCTCGGTCCAGCCGAGATAGCGGAGCATCATCTCCCCCGACAGGATGACCGACCCCGGGTTCACCTTGTCCTGGCCCGCGTACTTGGGGGCCGTGCCGTGGGTCGCCTCGAAGAGCGCATGCCCGCTCTCGTAGTTGATGTTGCCGCCGGGGGCGATGCCGATCCCACCGACCTGGGCGGCCAGGGCGTCCGAGATGAGGTCGCCCGTGAGGTTCGGGCACGGGATGACGTCGAACTCGTCCGGGCGCGTGAGGATCTGCTGGAGGAACGCGTCCGTGATGGCGTCCTTGATCAGGATCTTGCCCGGCGGCGGCGTCCCGCCGCACTCCTCCCAGCTCACCAACCTGTCCGAGAACTCGCGCTTGGCCAGCTCGTACCCCCAGCGCATGAAAGCGCCCTCGGTGTACTTCTGGATGTTGCCTTTGTGCACCAGCGTGACGTTGCGACGGCCGTGCTCGATCGTGTACCTGATCGCCGCGCGGATCAGCCGCTCGGATCCCTCGCGGGACATGGGCTTGATGCCGATGGCTGACGTCTGGGGAAAGCGGATCTTCTTGACACCCATCTCGCGCTGGAGGAAGTCGATGACCTTCCGCGCCTCGGGGCTCTGCGCCTCCCACTCGATTCCCGCGTAGATATCCTCGGTGTTCTCGCGGAAGATCACCATGTCCAGCTTCTCCGGGTGCTTCACCGGAGAGGGCACACCCTTGAAATACCGAACCGGCCGGAGGCAGACATAGAGGT
This genomic interval from Candidatus Rokuibacteriota bacterium contains the following:
- the icd gene encoding NADP-dependent isocitrate dehydrogenase; its protein translation is MPAGEKIVMQHGKLQVPDQPIIPFIEGDGTGPDIWRAAVRVLDAAVSQAYKGRKKIAWCEVYAGEKAKAVYGPDCPPNLLPSETLGLIREYLVAIKGPLTTPVGEGFRSLNVTLRQELDLYVCLRPVRYFKGVPSPVKHPEKLDMVIFRENTEDIYAGIEWEAQSPEARKVIDFLQREMGVKKIRFPQTSAIGIKPMSREGSERLIRAAIRYTIEHGRRNVTLVHKGNIQKYTEGAFMRWGYELAKREFSDRLVSWEECGGTPPPGKILIKDAITDAFLQQILTRPDEFDVIPCPNLTGDLISDALAAQVGGIGIAPGGNINYESGHALFEATHGTAPKYAGQDKVNPGSVILSGEMMLRYLGWTEAADRTIEGLERTIQQKVVTYDFARLMEGAREVRCSEFGGAIIENMARL